The Salvelinus fontinalis isolate EN_2023a chromosome 9, ASM2944872v1, whole genome shotgun sequence sequence cgTTTGcgtacattttacgtatgggtgacccccgggggggggggggggggggggaaatcgaACCCAACAACCCCGGCATTGCACGGGTCACGCTCTACCGACTATGGCTCCAACGAGAGCGTTATCCATACCTCGATATCCACAGTGACGTTGAGGACTCCTCCCTTCCCTGCAGGCGTCTTCAACACCACGGGCTGTAGGAGGGAACAGGAGAAGTGCACACGAACATCGGTCTATAAAAATCTACCACAGGAACAATATCCTCCAATGAGATACACAAGACTTTGCAGACATTAGGAAAACCATTACTGACAACCCATAGGCTACAACTCCTTCCAGCTCCAAGGGACAACCAGGAAAAACAAACGTTCACATTCAAAACAATGTAAccacaaacacccccccccctcctcaatgTTATAGTCATATGTCGGGGCCAATCCCACAGCTTCACCGTGGCCCAGGGTTCCCCAACTAGCGGGACCAACAAACTGTCATTTTCAAACGTTGCTTCCAggtgtatacgatcacatatatGTTATGAGTCTGGAATACttgggaaatctgttcccaagtattccccaCTCATAACATAGATGTGATCGTATACACCTGGAAGCAACGTTTGAAATTATTCTGTTTTAGTCAAATACCTGTTTggacttcttgcggtcaatttggaCTCTACACGTTATTTTTAAATCATCTTCCGGCCCCACGACCACCTCCCCAAGAAAACAAAATAGACCCGAGGGTTGATCTAGTTGATGCGCTACCTCTCtagtggagatctgagaggatttgatTGGTATAAGCAACATGGTGAAAGTCCCACCTAGCATATCAGAGGAGTTACTGCCAGATTGATTTTACCTGTCAAAAGTAGAGAAGTGTTCTCACCTGAACTTCAGCAGTCAGGTGGCTCTTGGCGGCTTCTCGCTGTCGCTCAGCGAGTCTCTCGGCTTCTCGCTGTCGCTCAGCGAGTCTCTCGGCTTCTCGCTGTCGCTCAGCGAGTCTCTCGGCTTCTCGCTGTCGCTCAGCGAGTCTCTCGGCTTCTCGCTGTCGCTCCTCCTCAGCCTGCCTCTGTTGCTCCTCCTATTGACAGAATAAAAAAATTCTCATTAGTACTTCAACCTACCGTTAATGTCTTCTAAACGAAAATGTACAAAGTCCCCGATATTAACACCTTTTAAATGTACAAATCTGAAAGTACCTTGAAACCAAGTCTACACCATGTTTTAGACAGGAACAGACATGTTAAATGAATGGCTAATCCAAACAAGAGCGGTATGTTTGAAGCTGCATGCCGtaccctcttcctcttctccaactctctcttctccttctcccgggcagctctctccacttctctctgaaGACCAatggccttctctctctctacccgctCCCTGAAAACAGACACAATATTCAGCTTCTCCGTCTCCACATTAAAACCCAAGCTTTGGACTGTGAATAGTTTTGAACAATATCGATGGCAACGGCAGTTTGATAGAAGATCAAACTGATGAATTATTAAAGCCCGTTTTACATCAACAGTCGTCACGTCATTTTTACAGTTGTGGTAATTCCATAAGAAAATAAACCCTTCCATTCATCAAAAGTTGACAGGAAAAGTACCTCTCGGCAGAtgcttgtctctccctctccagttctctctctagttctttCTTCAGCTCCAGTGCTCGTCGGGCCTCGGTCATCTTACGAGCCCTCTCCTGCTCTTCTTCGGCTCTCCTCTTCGCCTGCAGCTCCTGCTGacgcttctcctcctcctcctgggtCAAGGGTCAAAACATTTAACAACCCACGTGCACCTTCAAGAGGCAtacaattaaataaaaacaaaatggctGTCCTTGGGGCTGGTCTAGCAGGCAATGCTGCTGTTTGGACATTCACGTGTCAAGAGTGGGTACGGATTCCGCCTCTCCTACGGGAGGCACTCTGCCTCTCCTCTATCTGCCTATTACAAAATAAATCTTACTACTAATAAATGGAAAGTAGACAAAAGGAGACAAACGATGGTAGGAGTGTCTTACAGACTGTTGAATCTTCTTCCTTCTGGTATCCTCCTCCATCTTCCTCCTCAGTTCCAGCTCCTCCTGGCGTTTGGTGGCCACCTTCTTTTTGGCTTTCTCCTCTGCCATGCGCTCCACTCGCAGCTGCGGGAACAGGGGAAAATAGTTTTACGAAAAACAAGAGCTtcctattggacaagttcagatagTATCTCCCCTTTACACTCGATTGTAAGGCAGTTTGTGCCCAAATGAACACGACCCCATTACCGTAGCTTCACCTCTGCATCAGATGTTATCCCTCCGTCATTCAGTAAAGCCGCGGTTCTCGCCAGCGCCTCACCCCGCCGCGGTTCTCGCCAGCGCCTCACCCCGCCGCGGTTCTCGCCAGCGCCTCACCCCGCCGCGGTTCTCGCCAGCGCCTCACCCCGCCGCGGTTCTCGCCAGCGCCTCACCCCGCCGCGGTTCTCGCCAGCGCCTCACCCCGCCGCGGTTCTCGCCAGCGCCTCACCCCGCCGCGGTTCTCGCCAGCGCCTCACCCCGCCGCGGTTCTCGCCAGCGCCTCACCCCGCCGCGGTTCTCGCCAGCGCCTCACCCCGCCGCGGTTCTCGCCAGCGCCTCACCCCGCCGCGGTTCTCGCCAGCGCCTCACCCCGCCGCGGTTCTCGCCAGCGCCTCACCCCGCCGCGGTTCTCGCCAGCGCCTCACCCCGCCGCGGTTCTCGCCAGCGCCTCACCCCGCCGCGGTTCTCGCCAGCGCCTCACCCCGCCGCGGTTCTCGTCAGCGCCTCACCCCGCCGCGGTTCTCGCCAGCGCCTCACCCCGCCGCGGTTCTCGCCAGCGCCTCACCCCGCCGCGGTTCTCGTCAGCGCCTCACCCCGCCGCGGTTCTCGTCAGCGCCTCACCCCGCCGCGGTTCTCGTCAGCGCCTCACCCCGCCGCGTTTCTCGTCAACGCCTCACCCCGCCGCGTTTCTCGTCAACGCCTCACCCCGCCGCGTTTCTCGTCAACGCCTCACCCCGCCGCGTTTCTCGTCAACATCTCACCTTGTCGTGTTTCTCGTCAATCTGAAGCATCTTCTGCTCaatctttttcttcttctcctcctctttctgttcTTCCTTCACCCGGGCCTCCACTACCCTCCGCAGTCGCTCAtccctcttcttcttcatctcttcctgtttcctcctcttctcttcctccatcttcttcttcctctcttcttcttgCTCCTGCTTCTTCTTTAGTGCTTCCAGTTTCAGGCGTTCTCTTTCCTACAAGACAATTACACTTAGGAATCTGATAGAGTTACAtaccataaaaaaaaaatatatatattttttttttttacatgctaGTGGCAACTCATTTGGGACTGAGTGAAATCTGTGGTAGtattattttaaaaatggaaAGGGAGCCCATGAAGAGGGAATAAGATTAATATGGGACTAAAAGCACCACGGGTGATTTATGAAAGAAAATGCATCTCAAGGGCACCTACACAGATTTGCAATGAAAAAATAAACAATGCCAAGTCCTTGTATTTCATTCAGTTAGTGAGGGGCAAACCTATGTTCTTGTAACGCGCTCGGTGTGTAGGTGCCCTAAAAACACGTTGGGACACAAACCAGATGAAATCTAAATCACAAAAGCCCCAGCCTTTGTGCCCCTTAGAACCCAACGTTAACTCAGATGGTGTGGCGTGTACCAGGTGGCGTGTACCAGGTGGCGTGTACCAGGTGGCGTGTACCAAGTGGCGTGTACCAAGTGGCGTGTACCAGGTAGAGCACACAAagaccaaaccccccccccccccacataccaCACCATATTACTCTGATACATACCACTACACCACAGCCTGACTGTAGAggggacagggaaagagagatccAATTAACAAGGCTACACATGTTGTCTGGTAACATTTaggatttgttttttttaaacttcctAAAACGTTTGTCTCAAAATGATCACAAAATGGTTATGATGtgatcatgacaacatggacGAGGGGATGGGCCCAATTTGAATGATATTTGAGGATAATGTCACAAAGGCAGGAATTATTCAAGAAAATATCACGGCGCAAAAATTTGGGGAGCCCCTTAAAACGAGTAGTGATCTGTAGACTAACCTTGAGGTCGGCTCTGCCCGGCGTGGTGTGTTTAATGAAGGACTTCATGACCGTGTTGCGACCCAGAGAGCTCGGGGTCATCATCAGCATCTGGTTCTTCTGGACCGTGTGGAGGAACGACCTCATGTTGGGCCTCACCTACAGTAGACAACATTAGGGGTCTATTCATGGCAAGTAAAACGTTACAATATTTCAGGAAAAAAAATACTCGCTTCAGAACGTAAAACCTACACAATGGATTTCAAAAGTGAACTTTAAAGTGATAATCCCACCACTTAATATAAATCACTATTGGGGAGAACTGGCAGGTTCTACGCCAGGTAAGACACAGCTAGTTGTGGTGAAGAAAAGCCTTGGATATCTTGGTTCTTACAGTCTGGCTCTTAACGGGGGGTGATGGCTTCTTCCTCGGGCTCTGGAATTCGTCGGCAGCTGCTCTGCGCTTGGCACTGAGACGAGGACCCAGACCTGATGATGGCTTCTGACCACTGCCATCTAGGAGAACACAAACCCGTTAACCACCAATACATCAATCTTtgccagcgcacacacacacacacgttagctacatggccctctctctctctttaaagcATAGCTGTATCCTATTGATGTTACAAGCATGATTCAGAAGGCGGACGGGAAGATATTTATGCATGTACGTGGCGCCAGTCTTTgctgatgagtgtgtgtgtgtgtgtgtgtgtcggtctgcACCTGATCCAGAGTCCGGTGTGGCGGTCTTGGTTTTGCTGACGATCGAGTCTAGTGGCGGCACGGTGGGAGTGGTCTGGGCCATGGAGCGAGTGAAACGGCGAACCTCCGTAACACGGAGAACACCCGGGTGGTTCTGCTCCGCGTCATCCTGCTCAGATTAAAAGAAATAAATGAGTTAAGGGAATCATTTCACTATGATCATCAATATATTTACATAAGGAACAGACAGAAACAGTAGAGCTAGACATCAACTACTAAAATCAGGGTTGGGGGGGGTCAATTCCCGTTCAGGAGGGAAATGAGGAACATCTGAATGGGAATTTTCCTTCTACTTTGTGAATTGACCCCAAGCCTAATATTAAATGGATATTTTAGATCAATGTGATATTTTAGATCAATATTTCAGGTACAATGTGGATGTTTCCTACCTCAGGAGAAGTCTCAGGAGCTGGGCTGTCAGTCTCAGTCTTTGCAGGCTCCTCTGACAACACCCTGCCATACACAACAGCCTATCAGATGCATCATAACctagggtgtattcattagtcgcaCACCGTTACAAATCGTTTCACACGCGCAAAAAAAGAAGAAGGGTGCAACGAAAAcattctattggacaaattcaggtagtttCCCCCTTGGTTTCGTTCAGTTTGCGTGTTAGATTCTGTTCAGTTCTTCATGAATACACCCCCTTAGTCTAGGCTTGGGCAGTATCCAGACTGTCATACCGACCTTGTGCCATACTAGGACAGTCGGTAATACCAGCACTGAACACAAGGGGCGCTATTGTAAATCCGAAGGTTAGCAACAAAAATGCTAAACCGTTTGCTGAACGCACAAAACAAATAAGACAGAAAGACTCTTGATCCAGGATCACTGTTACCATGCTAAACGTGATCATGGAAgaagctaaccacagctagatagctaactagctaaccacagctagatagccaactagctaaccacagctagatagccaactagctaaccacagctagatagccaactagctaaccacagctagatagctaactagctaaccacagctagatagctaactagctaaccacagctagataactaactagctaaccacagctagataactaaccacagctaactagctaaccacagctagatagctaactaactaaccacagctagataactaactagctaaccacagctagataactaactagctaaccacagctagataactaactagctaaccacagctagataactaactagctaaccacagctagataactaactagctaaccacagctagataactaactagctaaccacagctagataactaactagctaaccacagctagataactagctagctaaccacagctagataactagctagctaaccacagctagataactagctagctaaccacagctagataactagctagccaaccacagctagataactagctagccacagctagataactagctaaccacagctagataactagctaaccacagctagataactagctaaccacagctagataactagctaaccacagctagataactagctaaccacagctagataactagctaaccacagctagataactagctaaccacagctagataactagctaaccacagctagataactagctaaccacagctagataactaaccacagctagataactaactagctaaccacagctagataactaactagctaaccacagctagataactaactagctaaccacagctagataactaactagctatccacagctagataactaactagctatccacagctagataactaactagctatccacagctagataa is a genomic window containing:
- the incenp gene encoding inner centromere protein A isoform X3, with protein sequence MKVATMTSVLSSTHSLMLMFDGKIQEFANEIDNVHMVWLEEIQQEANRMFSSDFSAEPELMPKTPSQKKSTRRKRLSVGQNENRTKRRFSKGKRSNLRHSSVSASLNLIAEDDVRSPVTLEEIVKPPRSRRAKQTTQPEAAPPVCSTRNGAAQTTNSQQEPKEMEYEASSKHIQEERMQPEEAESERESSSSVTSQPPCLTPPPTQSHMAEAIVKITASERRSAELLMNPDPERSPSRTATKIAIAAGTTPTGSRRSFARHSLTVRRSLAGLRHSMTQESVRRASRRSFLKKKARLGSSTCSSNVSVEDGWTETDGHGVQVQTDGVLSEEPAKTETDSPAPETSPEDDAEQNHPGVLRVTEVRRFTRSMAQTTPTVPPLDSIVSKTKTATPDSGSDGSGQKPSSGLGPRLSAKRRAAADEFQSPRKKPSPPVKSQTVRPNMRSFLHTVQKNQMLMMTPSSLGRNTVMKSFIKHTTPGRADLKERERLKLEALKKKQEQEEERKKKMEEEKRRKQEEMKKKRDERLRRVVEARVKEEQKEEEKKKKIEQKMLQIDEKHDKLRVERMAEEKAKKKVATKRQEELELRRKMEEDTRRKKIQQSEEEEKRQQELQAKRRAEEEQERARKMTEARRALELKKELERELERERQASAERERVEREKAIGLQREVERAAREKEKRELEKRKREEQQRQAEEERQREAERLAERQREAERLAERQREAERLAERQREAERLAERQREAAKSHLTAEVQPVVLKTPAGKGGVLNVTVDIEQSPQSYEITPKGGNKPVVLNTNPEDYGMDQNSDDSTDDESAPRKPIPTWAEGNQLKQSMMKQYFHPADVDSHYGAIEPPKLDRIFCKSKPRYFKRTSSAVWHSPPRMGALPL
- the incenp gene encoding inner centromere protein A isoform X1, producing the protein MKVATMTSVLSSTHSLMLMFDGKIQEFANEIDNVHMVWLEEIQQEANRMFSSDFSAEPELMPKTPSQKKSTRRKRLSVGQNENRTKRRFSKGKRSNLRHSSVSASLNLIAEDDVRSPVTLEEIVKPPRSRRAKQTTQPEAAPPVCSTRNGAAQTTNSQQEPKEMEYEASSKHIQEERMQPEEAESERESSSSVTSQPPCLTPPPTQSHMAEAIVKITASERRSAELLMNPDPERSPSRTATKIAIAAGTTPTGSRRSFARHSLTVRRSLAGLRHSMTQESVRRASRRSFLKKKARLGSSTCSSNVSVEDGWTETDGHGVQVQTDGVLSEEPAKTETDSPAPETSPEDDAEQNHPGVLRVTEVRRFTRSMAQTTPTVPPLDSIVSKTKTATPDSGSDGSGQKPSSGLGPRLSAKRRAAADEFQSPRKKPSPPVKSQTVRPNMRSFLHTVQKNQMLMMTPSSLGRNTVMKSFIKHTTPGRADLKSGCGVVERERLKLEALKKKQEQEEERKKKMEEEKRRKQEEMKKKRDERLRRVVEARVKEEQKEEEKKKKIEQKMLQIDEKHDKLRVERMAEEKAKKKVATKRQEELELRRKMEEDTRRKKIQQSEEEEKRQQELQAKRRAEEEQERARKMTEARRALELKKELERELERERQASAERERVEREKAIGLQREVERAAREKEKRELEKRKREEQQRQAEEERQREAERLAERQREAERLAERQREAERLAERQREAERLAERQREAAKSHLTAEVQPVVLKTPAGKGGVLNVTVDIEQSPQSYEITPKGGNKPVVLNTNPEDYGMDQNSDDSTDDESAPRKPIPTWAEGNQLKQSMMKQYFHPADVDSHYGAIEPPKLDRIFCKSKPRYFKRTSSAVWHSPPRMGALPL
- the incenp gene encoding inner centromere protein A isoform X2; this encodes MVATMTSVLSSTHSLMLMFDGKIQEFANEIDNVHMVWLEEIQQEANRMFSSDFSAEPELMPKTPSQKKSTRRKRLSVGQNENRTKRRFSKGKRSNLRHSSVSASLNLIAEDDVRSPVTLEEIVKPPRSRRAKQTTQPEAAPPVCSTRNGAAQTTNSQQEPKEMEYEASSKHIQEERMQPEEAESERESSSSVTSQPPCLTPPPTQSHMAEAIVKITASERRSAELLMNPDPERSPSRTATKIAIAAGTTPTGSRRSFARHSLTVRRSLAGLRHSMTQESVRRASRRSFLKKKARLGSSTCSSNVSVEDGWTETDGHGVQVQTDGVLSEEPAKTETDSPAPETSPEDDAEQNHPGVLRVTEVRRFTRSMAQTTPTVPPLDSIVSKTKTATPDSGSDGSGQKPSSGLGPRLSAKRRAAADEFQSPRKKPSPPVKSQTVRPNMRSFLHTVQKNQMLMMTPSSLGRNTVMKSFIKHTTPGRADLKSGCGVVERERLKLEALKKKQEQEEERKKKMEEEKRRKQEEMKKKRDERLRRVVEARVKEEQKEEEKKKKIEQKMLQIDEKHDKLRVERMAEEKAKKKVATKRQEELELRRKMEEDTRRKKIQQSEEEEKRQQELQAKRRAEEEQERARKMTEARRALELKKELERELERERQASAERERVEREKAIGLQREVERAAREKEKRELEKRKREEQQRQAEEERQREAERLAERQREAERLAERQREAERLAERQREAERLAERQREAAKSHLTAEVQPVVLKTPAGKGGVLNVTVDIEQSPQSYEITPKGGNKPVVLNTNPEDYGMDQNSDDSTDDESAPRKPIPTWAEGNQLKQSMMKQYFHPADVDSHYGAIEPPKLDRIFCKSKPRYFKRTSSAVWHSPPRMGALPL